The proteins below are encoded in one region of Rubrobacter aplysinae:
- a CDS encoding Hsp20/alpha crystallin family protein produces MTNPFRGFFDSISENNRAVENWMSGPHPGEVQKERGHADAWTPELDVVSEGSDLVMLVDLPGVREDGIDLSLSDGILTISGQKSSRDTSGEYYARERRFGYFRRSVTLPHGVRADGVETSLENGVLEISVRDYATLSEPQSVKVGNNQS; encoded by the coding sequence ATGACGAACCCGTTTAGAGGATTCTTCGACAGCATAAGCGAGAACAACCGGGCCGTGGAGAACTGGATGAGCGGTCCCCATCCGGGGGAGGTACAGAAAGAGCGGGGCCACGCCGACGCCTGGACACCGGAGTTGGACGTGGTCTCGGAAGGCTCGGACCTGGTGATGCTGGTCGACCTTCCCGGAGTCAGGGAGGACGGCATAGACCTCTCGCTGTCGGATGGTATTCTCACGATATCCGGGCAGAAGAGCTCGCGCGACACTAGCGGGGAGTACTACGCCCGGGAGCGCCGCTTCGGCTACTTCAGGAGGAGCGTGACGCTGCCGCATGGTGTGCGGGCGGACGGCGTCGAGACTTCCCTGGAGAACGGGGTACTTGAGATCTCGGTCCGGGATTACGCCACGCTCTCCGAGCCACAAAGCGTCAAGGTTGGGAACAACCAGAGCTAG
- a CDS encoding AI-2E family transporter, whose protein sequence is MPERSERHERYEEDGPRRLVIADYVQYIALAVGILLLVVLVRQLVGVLLIFLAAAILAYVLNPVVKRLEGRRVPRVVAVLGVFAVLGTVLGVAGLALVVPAVRQIQSLFSNPQILVDGATQLVDRARSIPYLGDQIGSLDRQSLMSRAQKAAPSGQTVSRALTGFVGGVFGTVFNLFLLAIISIYLLVDRERVTGAALWALPETVRDQTVQMLEVVEQRFVKFIKGQLLLCLLMGVIGWAIVQFTIGSYAIALGLWVGLMEFIPVIGAFLGAVPAVAVALLVSPVQALVVAALFLVAQQIEGNILVPKVIGDSVNVHPLWVLFGVMAASTLYGIVGALFALPAIAIISAALGYLRQTLLFEPWRKPPVSKAGTPAGRGDRGTPQTPPQARDGGPERPPETGSEPAPTFPGDRRGEIGGQSGRDRRE, encoded by the coding sequence ATGCCCGAGAGGTCCGAGAGGCACGAGAGGTACGAAGAGGATGGTCCGCGCAGGCTGGTCATCGCCGACTACGTGCAGTACATAGCACTCGCCGTCGGCATATTGCTGCTCGTGGTGCTGGTGCGCCAGCTCGTGGGGGTGCTCTTGATCTTCCTCGCGGCGGCGATACTGGCCTACGTGCTCAACCCGGTCGTGAAGCGGCTGGAGGGCCGGAGGGTACCGAGGGTCGTGGCGGTGCTCGGGGTCTTCGCCGTACTGGGGACGGTGCTCGGCGTGGCGGGGCTGGCACTGGTCGTGCCGGCGGTCCGGCAGATACAGAGCCTCTTCAGCAACCCCCAGATCCTGGTGGACGGCGCCACGCAGCTCGTGGACCGCGCCCGGTCCATCCCGTACCTCGGGGATCAGATCGGCAGCCTCGACCGCCAGTCCTTGATGAGCCGCGCCCAGAAGGCGGCGCCCTCCGGGCAGACCGTCTCCAGGGCGCTCACCGGCTTCGTCGGCGGCGTGTTCGGCACGGTATTCAACCTTTTCCTGCTCGCGATCATCTCCATCTACCTGCTCGTGGACCGCGAGAGGGTGACGGGCGCGGCGCTCTGGGCGCTGCCGGAGACCGTGCGCGACCAGACCGTACAGATGCTGGAGGTGGTCGAGCAGCGTTTCGTCAAGTTCATCAAGGGTCAGCTCCTCCTGTGCCTGCTCATGGGGGTCATAGGGTGGGCGATAGTGCAGTTCACCATCGGAAGCTACGCCATAGCGCTCGGCCTCTGGGTCGGGCTCATGGAGTTTATACCCGTGATCGGGGCATTCCTCGGGGCCGTGCCGGCGGTCGCGGTGGCGTTGCTCGTGAGCCCGGTCCAGGCCCTCGTGGTGGCCGCCCTCTTTCTCGTGGCCCAGCAGATAGAGGGCAACATCCTCGTCCCGAAGGTGATCGGCGACTCCGTGAACGTCCATCCCCTTTGGGTGCTCTTCGGCGTGATGGCCGCCTCCACCCTCTACGGCATCGTCGGAGCCCTCTTCGCCCTGCCCGCCATAGCCATAATCTCCGCCGCCCTCGGCTACCTGAGACAGACCTTGCTCTTCGAGCCGTGGCGTAAACCCCCGGTCTCGAAGGCCGGCACACCGGCCGGGAGAGGGGACCGGGGCACGCCGCAGACTCCCCCGCAAGCCCGCGACGGCGGCCCCGAGCGCCCCCCGGAGACCGGTTCCGAGCCTGCGCCGACCTTCCCGGGAGACCGCCGTGGCGAGATCGGCGGGCAAAGCGGACGAGACCGCCGGGAATGA